From the Ctenopharyngodon idella isolate HZGC_01 chromosome 3, HZGC01, whole genome shotgun sequence genome, one window contains:
- the LOC127508057 gene encoding GTPase IMAP family member 8-like yields MSEICSSPDDPEIRILLMGRFGSGASSSGNTIVGDKRFKIKKHESEVCEGKTQIGEKQVHVIISPDPLDPDLSEEQLEMMKDQLVKRCSAGLSAVLLTVPLEQHVKNEEEILDQIKSLFGPEVQKYVMVLFTRGDELEEMDEPLTIEEYLQSKDHADLQGLVTKCEGKFHCFNNKSKSDIQVQELLKKIERMIMKNRGKLTMKQMKRRDSKRGYPVNFSGKSPAQDPDELHMIPEKIDQIRLVLLGKTGSGKSATGNTIIGKNVFKSSASSKSQTKQCQLETKERMGKEISVIDTPGLYDPELSEEEIKSEIVKCVTYASPGPHVFIIIIRVGRFTEEEKNTVQHLKEVFGEQILKYTMILFTYKDQLEKQNKTIEQYLEEGEPDLKKLVDSCGNRFFCLDNESASFPQFKDLISKIETMIEENRGTHFTSDMFEGTEKHIQEIQKQKLYEKMKQYKQEHKRLTKTEWKKIYLHLVEESRREAEQSFSDRNLQLLGKTVTSEEGASDTKESEHKVTGRFRAVILAFTERMCVIQ; encoded by the exons ATGTCAGAGATCTGCTCCAGTCCAGATGATCCAGAGATCCGGATTCTTCTGATGGGCAGATTTGGTTCTGGGGCAAGCTCATCTGGAAACACTATAGTGGGGGACAAGAGGTTTAAAATAAAGAAGCATGAGTCTGAAGTTTGTGAGGGCAAAACACAGATTGGAGAGAAGCAGGTGCATGTGATTATTTCTCCAGATCCACTGGATCCAGATCTGTCTGAAGAGCAGCTGGAGATGATGAAAGATCAGCTGGTCAAACGATGTTCAGCAGGTCTCAGTGCAGTTCTGCTCACTGTTCCTCTAGAGCAACACGTGAAAAATGAGGAAGAGATCCTggatcaaattaaaagtttatttggTCCTGAAGTTCAGAAATATGTGATGGTCCTTTTCACACGTGGAGATGAACTGGAGGAAATGGATGAGCCATTGACAATTGAGGAATATCTACAAAGCAAAGATCATGCAGATCTCCAGGGACTGGTGACTAAATGTGAAGGAAAGTTTCACTGTTTCAATAACAAGAGTAAATCAGACATTCAGGTACAAGAACTACTGAAGAAGATTGAACGGATGATCATGAAGAACAGAGGGAAACTTACCATGAAACAAATGAAAAGGCGTGACAGCAAAAGAGGTTATCCAGTCAATT TTTCAGGAAAGTCTCCAGCTCAAGATCCAGATGAGCTTCATATGATTCCTGAGAAGATAGACCAGATCAGGCTGGTTCTGCTGGGAAAAACTGGATCTGGGAAAAGTGCCACTGGAAACACCATCATCggaaaaaatgtgttcaaatcTTCAGCCAGTTCAAAGTCTCAAACGAAACAGTGTCAGCTAGAAACTAAAGAGAGGATGGGTAAAGAGATCTCAGTGATTGACACACCTGGACTTTATGATCCTGAACTCAGTGAAGAGGAAATTAAATCTGAAATAGTGAAATGTGTAACATACGCTTCTCCTGGACCACAtgtttttattatcatcattagaGTGGGTCGATTCACTGAAGAGGAGAAAAACACAGTGCAACATCTCAAAGAAGTGTTTGGAGAACAGATACTAAAATACACCATGATCCTCTTCACTTACAAAGATCAGTtggagaaacaaaataaaaccattgaGCAGTATCTAGAGGAAGGTGAACCAGATCTCAAAAAACTTGTTGACAGTTGTGGAAACCGATTCTTCTGTCTGGACAATGAGTCTGCCAGTTTCCCACAGTTCAAAGATCTGATCAGTAAAATAGAGACGATGATAGAAGAGAACAGAGGGACACACTTTACAAGTGATATGTTTGAGGGTACAGAGAAACACATTCAGGAGATTCAGAAGCAGAAGTTATATGAGAAAATGAAGCAGTACAAACAGGAGCACAAACGGCTCACTAAAACCGAATGGAAGAAAATATACTTGCATTTAGTTGAGGAGTCACGACGAGAAGCTGAGCAATCTTTTTCTGATAGAAATCTGCAACTCCTGGGGAAGACAGTGACCAGTGAGGAGGGAGCGAGTGACACAAAGGAATCTGAGCACAAAGTAACCGGTCGTTTTAGGGCAGTTATACTTGCATTCACAGAGAGGATGTGTGTGATTCAGTGA